The Arthrobacter sp. OAP107 DNA segment TTCTTCCCGCTGGACTTTCAACGCCGCGTGGTCCGGGCCCGGCTGGGTCTGGGGATTGAGGAAATCCCGGGCGGACACCTGGTGGCCCTGAGCAACCCGGTTGAGCTCGCAAGCCGGCTGGACGGCTACACCCGCGGCTCGCAGTGACCGGGCTCAGCCGGCGTGCCGCGCGCCCAGCCGGGCGACCGCCAGGGCCAGCCACAGCTGCACCCGGTCGGCGGTGACGGAAGGGTCGTAGCCGGTGAGTTCAGTGATCTGCGCCAGCCGGTAGCGGACCGTGTTCCGGTGCAGGGTGAGCGCCTCGGCGACGGCGGCAACAGAGCCGTTGTTGTTCAGGTAGCTCTCCAGCGTGGCCATCAGTTCGGCGCCGTGGGCGGCATCGAAGCTGCGGAGCGGGTCGAGTGATTCATTCGCCATGTCCGCCAGCGGCACATCCTCGCTGGCCAGCAGCAGGGAGGTCAGGCTGAGCCGTTCAGGCTCATTGACCGGAAGCCCGTGGCTGGCAGCGTCGCGCGCCTCGAAGTAGCTCCACCGCAGGCCGTTCGGTTTGGTGTACGCACCGCCGATGCCGATGGTCGCGTGGATGCCGGCCTCGGCGAGGTGGTCGCTGAGGCTTTTGGCCATCGCCGTGGCGCCGCGTCCGTCGTCGGGCACCACGGTCACCAGGTCCTTTCCGACGACGGCGGTCACCGCGTTCTCGAGCGCCTGCGGCAGTGAGGAGCTGACCAGCTGCTTGTGGTGCGCCTCGGATCCGGCCAGAATCACCACGTTCTTGCGCGTGCTGTTGATACCCGTCCCAGCGAGGCGGCGCTGGGCCTCGCTGGGGTCCAAAGTCCCGTGAATCACATCCTCGAGCACCTGCCCGCAGAGCGCCCGCTCGGACTGGCGCTGCTTGACCATGTTGTTGAGCTCCACGCTGATGAGGTTCTGCGCGTAGCCGATGATGCCGGAATCCTCGAACGGGTGCTTCACCCAGAGCGTGCAGGCATCGCGGCGGCCGGTGGGGATGGGGTAGGTGGTCCAGGAGTCGGCTGACGGCGGTTCGCTGCCGCTGTTGTACAGCTGGGCGGTGAACTGGGTGAGTGCGATCTCGGTGCGCAGCATGCCGCCCAGGTGCCGCAGGAGTTCGGCCAGGCCGCCTCCCGTCAGCAGCGCGCGGGCCAGGATCTGGTGCCCGGCGATGAGCCGCTCAAGCTTCGAATAGTGGTCCGCGGACTGTGCGTCGGCCACGAGCTTGCTGATGGCGATGAACGGGGTGCCGTACGGCACTTCGACCACCGGCAGCCCCCACCGGTTTGCCTCCGCGATCAAAGCCGGCGGAACGGCGTCGTGCGAGAGTCCCACGCCAAAGCCAATGCCCACCGCGCCGGCCCTCTGGACCTGGCGGACGAAGCGCCGCTGTTCGGGCGCACTCTTCATCCGCAGCCCGGTGGTCAGCACCAGTTCGCCGCCGTTGAGGAAGCGCTGCGGGTCCTCCAGCTCGGTGACCGCAACCCAGCGGATGTCCTGGTGCGAAGTGGTCTCCGCCAGGCTGGATTTCTTGAGTCCCAGAGACTGCACGGCCAGCAGCGCCGCGAGGGAAATTGCCATGGGTCAAGGGTAGCCGGCGGCTGGCCGATCGCACTAAAGCACCGGTTCAAGGGTGTGCAGGTGGCTATTCCCCGTGGTGGTGGGCTGGAATAGGCTCGAGTCAGCCGCATCACACCATTCAGGACGAAAGAGGTTGTACACCGTGGTTCAAACCTTGCAGAACTTCATCAACGGAGAGTTCGTCACGCCTGCGGGCACGGGCCTGATCGACATCGTGAACCCTGTGACGGGCGACGTCGTGGCCAAGTCGCCCGTTTCCGTGGCGGCCGACGTCGACGCCGCCATGGACGCCGCCAAGGACGCCTTCAAGTCCTGGAAGCACGTGACCCCCGGACAGCGGCAGCTCATGCTGCTCAAGCTCGCCGACGCCATCGAGGCCAACAGCGACGAACTCGTCGATGCCCAGCACCGCAACACCGGCCAGGTCCGTTCCCTGATCGCCTCCGAGGAGGTCGCCGCCGGTGCCGATCAGCTGCGCTTCTTCGCCGGCGCCGCCCGCATCCTCGAAGGCAAGTCCGCCGGCGAGTACTTCGAGGGCCACACCTCATTCGTCCGCCGCGAGCCGATCGGCGTCGTAGCCCAGGTGGCCCCATGGAACTACCCGTTCCTCATGGCCATCTGGAAGATCGGCCCCGCGCTCGCAGCCGGCAACACCGTGGTCCTGAAGCCGTCCGACACGACGCCCGAATCCACCCTGGTCCTGGCGCGCCTTGCCGCGGACATCCTGCCGGCCGGCGTCCTGAACGTCCTCCTCGGCACCGGCGAAACCGGTGCGCTGATGGTGGAGCACAAGGTCCCGGGCCTGGTGTCCATCACCGGCTCCGTCCGCGCCGGCATCGCCGTCGCCTCGGGCGCGGCGAAGGGCCTCAAGCGGGCGCACCTGGAACTGGGCGGCAAGGCCCCGGCCATCGTCTTCAAGGACGCCGACATCAAGAAGAGCGCCGCGGCCATCGCCGAGTTCGCGTTCTTCAACGCCGGCCAGGACTGCACGGCCATCACCCGCGTGCTTGCTGAGGACTCGGTGCATGACGACCTCGTGGCAGCCATGGTGGAACACACCAAGACCCTGCACACGGGCTCGCAGAACGACGAGGACAACTACTACGGCCCGCTGAACAACGTCAACCACTTCAAGGCGGTCAGCGCCGTCGTCGATTCGCTGCCGGCACACTGCCGGATCGAAACCGGCGGCCACCGTGCCGGCGAGAAGGGGTTCTTCTTCGAGCCCACCATCATCACCGGCGCCCAGCAGACGGACGACATCGTGCAGAAGGAAACCTTCGGCCCGGTCATCACCGTGCAGAAGTTCAGCACGGAGGCCGAGGCAGTGGAGCTGGCGAACGACGTCGAGTACGCGCTGGCGTCCAGCGTCTGGACCAGTGACCACGGCACGGCCATGCGCCTGAGCCGCGATCTTGACTTCGGTGCGGTCTGGATCAACACGCACATTCTCCTCACCGCCGAAATGCCCCACGGCGGCTTCAAGCAGTCCGGCTACGGCAAGGACCTCTCCATGTACGGCGTCGAGGACTACACGCGCATCAAGCACGTCATGTCCGCGCTTGACGCTTAAATCCTTGACGCAAAGAAAGGCCAATCTTATGACCACCACCGCCAACGAAATCACCTACCGCCTTGAACAGAAGCGCCGCGTCCAGGCCGACTTCCCGGGCCCCAAGTCCGTGGCCCTGACCGAACGCCGCAAGGCAGTGGTCGCCGCCGGCGTCGCCTCCAGCGTTCCGGTCTACGTCGCAGACGCCGACGGCGGCATCATCCACGACGTCGACGGCAACTCCTTCATCGACCTCGGCTCGGGCATCGCGGTGACCAGCGTCGGCGCGTCCGATCCCGCCGTCGTCGGTGCCGTGAAGGAGGCCGTGGAGCACTTCACCCACACCTGCTTCATGGTCACCCCCTACGAGGGCTACGTCGCGGTCGCCGAGCAGCTGAACAAGCTCACCCCGGGCACCCACGAGAAGCGCACCGTCCTCTTCAACTCGGGTGCCGAAGCCGTGGAAAACGCCATCAAGGTGGCCCGCCTGGCCACCGGCCGGGACGCCGTCGTCGCTTTTGACCACGCCTACCACGGCCGCACCAACCTGACCATGGCCCTGACCGCCAAGGCCATGCCTTACAAGACCAACTTCGGCCCGTTCGCGCCGGAGGTCTACCGCATGCCCATGAGCTACCCGTTCCGCGAGGAAAACCCGGAGATCACCGGTGCCGAGGCCGCCAAGCGCGCCATCACCGCAATCGAGAAGCAGATCGGCGGCGACCAGGTGGCCGCCATCATCATCGAACCGATCCAGGGCGAGGGCGGCTTCATCGTCCCAGCCGCTGGCTTCCTGCCGGCGCTGTCCGCCTGGGCCAAGGAAAAGGGCATCGTCTTCATCGCCGACGAGGTCCAGTCCGGCTTCTGCCGCACCGGCGAATGGTTCGCCGTGGACCACGAGGGCATCGTTCCCGACATCATCACCATGGCCAAGGGCATCGCCGGCGGCATGCCGCTGTCCGCCATCACCGGCCGCGCCGACCTGCTCGACGCCGTCCACCCGGGCGGCCTTGGCGGCACCTACGGCGGCAACCCGGTGGCATGCGCCGCCGCGCTGGCCTCCATCGGTTCCATGCAGGAGTACGATCTCAACGCCCGCGCCAAGCACATCGAGGAACTCTCCTTCGGAAAGCTTCGCGAGGTGGCCTCCGAAGTTTCCGTAATCGGCGACATCCGTGGCCGTGGCGCCATGCTGGCCATCGAGCTGGTCCAGGCCGGTTCGAAGGAGCCGAACCCGGAGCTCACCAAGGCCGTTGCCGCCGCCTGCCTCAAGGAGGGCGTCATCATCCTGACCTGCGGAACCTACGGCAACGTCATCCGCCTGCTGCCGCCGCTGGTCATCAGCGACGAGCTGCTGCTGGACGGCCTGGAGGTGCTCGCCGCGGCCATCAAGGCCAACGCGTAATTCCACACTGCTTTTAGTGCGAACTGGCAGCTGATGCCCGCAAAATGCTCCGGACGGGGCATTAGCTGCCAGTTCGCGCGTTAACGGATGTACGACGACGGCGGGCCGGGTACCAAAAGGTGCCCGGCCCGCCGTCGTTGTTGCCGCCGTCGTGCTTGCGTGGTGGTCCTGCCTGCCGACTTCCCCTCCACCAGCGGCAGCGCAGCGGTAGAGTCATCCTCACCACTGCACTTCACGCCGCAGACCGGTGAGCGGCGCCGGGAACCGGGGATCGGTCTGCACTACCCAAAGAGGGGCTTCGCATGCGATACGTAGTCGGTTACACACCCACCGAGCGCGGCGCGGACGCCGTCGCCCTGGCCACGTCGCTGGCCCTGGCACAGGGCGCTGAACTGGACCTGGTCTATGTGGTGAAGCCGAGCATGCCGTACCTGGCCCTGAACCCGGAGGGCAGCCGGGTCAGTGCCGCGGAGCAGGAGGTGCTGACGGCGGAACGGGAGGGCCTGGCCCTGGTTCCGGAGGGGTTGCCCGCAAAATTCCATGTGCGCGAGGCTGATTCCTTCGCCGGCGGGCTCATCGAGGCGGCGGGGGAATATGACGCCGGACTCATCGCCGTGGGCGCCGCCAGCACAGGCCTGTTCAAGCGCTACACGGTGGGGTCAGTGGCCAACGCGCTGCTGCACGCCTCGCCGGTCCCGGTGGCACTTGCGCCGCGCGGCTACCAGCGGACGGCGCCCGTCACGCGCCTGACGCTGGCCGTGGGGCAGCGGGCCGGCGCCGATGCCGCCATTGAGACCGCCATTCGGGCGGCGAAGCGGAGGGGAGTGCCGCTGCGGCTGGTGTCGCTGGTGGAACTCGACGCCGCCGGTGACGCAGGGGAGGCCATCAATGCCGCGCACATCCACGCGAACACCGTCCTGACGGCAGCATCGGGGAAGGTCCCGGCCGGCCACGAGGTCGGCGTGGCTGTAGCCCACGGCCGCACCATTGAGGAAGCCATCGACGGACTCGAATGGGACGACGGCGAGATCCTCATCGTCGGGTCCTCGCGCCTGGCCGAGAAGAACCGCATGTTCCTGGGCAGCACCGCCAACAAGGTGCTGCGCGCCCTGCCGGTTCCCATGGTGGTGGTACCACGCGACTACGACCGCGCGGACTCGGCCCCCTGACCGTTCCTTGCCCAGCCGAGCTCCTTGCCCCGCCGAGCGCGAACGTACAGTTGTGGCCCCGCCCGCGGGGGCCTAAGTGTCCGCCCGAGCTTCCCTGCGGGCGAGCCGCTTTGCCGCTGAACTCCTGCGTGTCGCGGCCAGCATGTCCACGGTGAGCACCAGCAGCGCAAGCCACACGACGCCGAAGCCAATCCACCGGGCCGGCGTCATGGTCTCGCCGAACACCATCAGGGCAACGATGAACTGAAGCACCGGTGCGAAGTACTGCAGCAGCCCGATGGTGGTCATCGGCAGCCGGCGGGCAGAGGCGCCGAAGAACACGAGCGGCACGGCCGTGATGACACCCGACGCCAGGAGCAGCCAGAAATGCCCGGCGCCGTGGGTGGTCAGCGAGGCAGTGCCGGTCACCGCGAGGAAAATCATCGTTGCCGCGGCCAGGGGAGTGAGGACGATGGTCTCCACCGTGAGGCTGGTGACGGCGTC contains these protein-coding regions:
- a CDS encoding universal stress protein; this translates as MRYVVGYTPTERGADAVALATSLALAQGAELDLVYVVKPSMPYLALNPEGSRVSAAEQEVLTAEREGLALVPEGLPAKFHVREADSFAGGLIEAAGEYDAGLIAVGAASTGLFKRYTVGSVANALLHASPVPVALAPRGYQRTAPVTRLTLAVGQRAGADAAIETAIRAAKRRGVPLRLVSLVELDAAGDAGEAINAAHIHANTVLTAASGKVPAGHEVGVAVAHGRTIEEAIDGLEWDDGEILIVGSSRLAEKNRMFLGSTANKVLRALPVPMVVVPRDYDRADSAP
- a CDS encoding aminobutyraldehyde dehydrogenase produces the protein MVQTLQNFINGEFVTPAGTGLIDIVNPVTGDVVAKSPVSVAADVDAAMDAAKDAFKSWKHVTPGQRQLMLLKLADAIEANSDELVDAQHRNTGQVRSLIASEEVAAGADQLRFFAGAARILEGKSAGEYFEGHTSFVRREPIGVVAQVAPWNYPFLMAIWKIGPALAAGNTVVLKPSDTTPESTLVLARLAADILPAGVLNVLLGTGETGALMVEHKVPGLVSITGSVRAGIAVASGAAKGLKRAHLELGGKAPAIVFKDADIKKSAAAIAEFAFFNAGQDCTAITRVLAEDSVHDDLVAAMVEHTKTLHTGSQNDEDNYYGPLNNVNHFKAVSAVVDSLPAHCRIETGGHRAGEKGFFFEPTIITGAQQTDDIVQKETFGPVITVQKFSTEAEAVELANDVEYALASSVWTSDHGTAMRLSRDLDFGAVWINTHILLTAEMPHGGFKQSGYGKDLSMYGVEDYTRIKHVMSALDA
- a CDS encoding PucR family transcriptional regulator ligand-binding domain-containing protein produces the protein MAISLAALLAVQSLGLKKSSLAETTSHQDIRWVAVTELEDPQRFLNGGELVLTTGLRMKSAPEQRRFVRQVQRAGAVGIGFGVGLSHDAVPPALIAEANRWGLPVVEVPYGTPFIAISKLVADAQSADHYSKLERLIAGHQILARALLTGGGLAELLRHLGGMLRTEIALTQFTAQLYNSGSEPPSADSWTTYPIPTGRRDACTLWVKHPFEDSGIIGYAQNLISVELNNMVKQRQSERALCGQVLEDVIHGTLDPSEAQRRLAGTGINSTRKNVVILAGSEAHHKQLVSSSLPQALENAVTAVVGKDLVTVVPDDGRGATAMAKSLSDHLAEAGIHATIGIGGAYTKPNGLRWSYFEARDAASHGLPVNEPERLSLTSLLLASEDVPLADMANESLDPLRSFDAAHGAELMATLESYLNNNGSVAAVAEALTLHRNTVRYRLAQITELTGYDPSVTADRVQLWLALAVARLGARHAG
- the gabT gene encoding 4-aminobutyrate--2-oxoglutarate transaminase, which codes for MTTTANEITYRLEQKRRVQADFPGPKSVALTERRKAVVAAGVASSVPVYVADADGGIIHDVDGNSFIDLGSGIAVTSVGASDPAVVGAVKEAVEHFTHTCFMVTPYEGYVAVAEQLNKLTPGTHEKRTVLFNSGAEAVENAIKVARLATGRDAVVAFDHAYHGRTNLTMALTAKAMPYKTNFGPFAPEVYRMPMSYPFREENPEITGAEAAKRAITAIEKQIGGDQVAAIIIEPIQGEGGFIVPAAGFLPALSAWAKEKGIVFIADEVQSGFCRTGEWFAVDHEGIVPDIITMAKGIAGGMPLSAITGRADLLDAVHPGGLGGTYGGNPVACAAALASIGSMQEYDLNARAKHIEELSFGKLREVASEVSVIGDIRGRGAMLAIELVQAGSKEPNPELTKAVAAACLKEGVIILTCGTYGNVIRLLPPLVISDELLLDGLEVLAAAIKANA